The genome window AAGCCATCTATGAACTAATCAAATAATCCACTACTCGGCCAGTTTTTCTGGCTGAGTTTTTCCATAGAAGGAGGACTTATGTCAACGATTGAAAGCATTAAACAAGCCATTATGGCAGATCCTCAAAATAAAGAATATACGGATAAAGGAATCGAGCCACTCTTTGCAGCTCCAAAGACAGCTCGCATCAATATCATCGGACAAGCTCCAGGGATGAAGACGGAAGAAGCTGGTATTTACTGGAAGGATAAGAGTGGTGACCGCCTGCGCGAATGGTTAGGAGTTGACGAAGACACCTTTTATAATTCTGGTTTGTTTGCGGTCATTCCTATGGACTTTTATTTCCCAGGGCATGGAAAATCTGGTGACCTTCCACCTCGCAAAGGCTTTGCGGAAAAGTGGCACCCTCAACTCCTCAAGGAGTGTCCGGATATTGAATTGACCCTCTTAATTGGACAATATGCCCAAGCATACTACCTTCATGAAAAGGTTAGTGGCAAGGTAACCGAACGGGTTCACCATTTTAAAGATTATTTGCCAACCTATTTTCCACTCGTTCACCCTTCCCCTCGCAATCAAATCTGGATGGCTAAAAATCCTTGGTTTGAGGCAGAAGTGGTCCCAGAATTGCAAACCTTAGTCCAAGAGATCATTCAAAAATAAAGGAGAGCGAAGATGGATCCTTATCAACAAGTTAAAGAAAAATTAGATGAGTTGGGAATTTCATTTGATGTGGTGGAACACCCACCTGCATTCACGACGGAGCAAGCGGATTCTTATATTGAAGGCTTAGAAGGTGTCCGGACCAAGACCATGTTTTTGACCAACAAGAAGAAAACCCAATACTATTTGCTCATCATGGATGACCAGAAGCCATTGGATATGGATGATTTCAAAGAGCAAGTGGAAGCCAACCGGATCCGCATGGCTTCAGCAGATTCTTTAGCTGAAAAAATGCAATTACCGCCAGGAACGGTTTCTCCATTTGGTTTATTGAACAATGAAGAAAAAGATATTCGAGTCTATTTCGATAAAGACATTGTGTCAGAGGAGATCATGACCTTTCATCCCAATACCAACGAAAAAACGATCTTTATTAAAACCCAAGACTTGTTCCGATTTTTAGAGGCTATTGGCTTTCATTATGAAATTCTAACCCTTCCATAACAAAGGAGAAATCATGAAAGAAATTCCATTTTCAAGCTTTTACCAAGCTTATCAACAAGGAGATTTACACGTTCTTGATGTACGCGAGCAGGAGGAATATGATGCCCTTCACTTAGATGGGGTTCGTCTTCTTCCCTTATCTGAGTTAGCAAATCGCTACCAGGAATTAGAGAAGGATCATCCCTATTATGTCATCTGCAAGTCAGGGCGACGCTCAGCACGTGCTTGCCAATTTTTGGAAGAGCAAGGCTATGATGTGACCAACGTCCAAGGCGGCATGGATGCATTTGAATCCTAAGAAACGACCTCTGAAAAGAGGTCGTTTTCTTTACTAATTTCTAAAAATGAGTAGAATTTGTATGTTTTTCAAAAGATATTACAGGGATTTCCCAGTCTTTCATTGAAAATGGTTCAGAAATTTTGTATAATACCCTAGTATAAACAATAGTTAAGGAGATTCATTATGTCAAAACAAGATTGGCTGGATTATTTCGAAGCCGTAAATGGTCGTTCTGCTAGTGCAGAAGAAATTGCTCAAGCACTGGCTGCAGGAGAATTTCAAGAAGAAGTAGTGGTTCCAGAAACCCCACAAACCCCAGAATTTGTTGCAGCGCCAACTGCCCCTGTTGAAGAACCAGTAGCAGCTCCACAAGACCCAGAATTTGTTACAGCGCCAACTGCCCCTGTGGAAGAACCAGTTGCTGCTCCACAAGCCCCAGAGTTTGTTGCAGCGCCAGCAGCTCCTCAAGCCCCAGAGTTTGTCGCAGCACCAACTGCCCCAACAGAAGAACCAGTCGCAGCTCCACAAGCTCCAGAGTTTGTCGCAGCGCCAGCTGCTCCTGCAGAAGAACCAGTTGCAGCTCCAGTTCAAGAACCGGCCCCTCAAGCAGCTCCAGCGAATGGACCTGCTTTCCAACAAGCTCCACAACAAACCTACCAACAACCTACACAAGCAGCTTATCAACAGGCTCCTTACCAAGGTCAACCAGGACAACCTTATCCTGGCCAACCAAGTCAATTTGGTGTAGCCGTTGGTGGTTACTGGAATTGGTTCCTTTCAGCTTTGAAACGTCCAACAGCTGTAGAAAATCCAAAAGCTCTTAACGGAATTTTACAGTATGTCTTAACTGCCTTTGTCTTGACCTTGGGCACTTTCTTCACAGCTAGTGGATTTACAGGTGGTTATGGAATGGATTTCCGTGCCTTTATGTTGACATTGATTTCCCTATTCTTTAGCCTTTACGCCTTCCAAGTAGCTGGATTCTTTGTTCGTCGTGTGGTTCTTCAAGATAAGGAATACAGTTACGGTCGTTCATTTGAAGAGTTTGGACGTTTGTCTGTTTACACTTTGCCACTTGCCCTTCTTGCTTTCTTAGTAGGTCTTGTAAAAGTTTATGAATTTTATGGCTTTGTAAACTTCCTTATTTTCTTCTTGTTCTTTGTTGGAACATGCTATGTCGTTCATCAAGGATTGAACAAGACAAGCTTTAAAGCAGATAAATTCTTGCTTCTAGTAGCATCATCTGTTGTCTTGCTTCTCATTGCCATCTTTGTCATTTATGTGAATGCTCGTATTTTAGAACAAGTAGCCGTAGGATTTATTCCTAGTGCTCCAAATTTCTCTAACTTTGGATTCTAACAATATCACAAAACGGAAGGTGGGGGAACCCACTTTCCCTATTTTATAATGAGGGAGAAGAGATCCATGCAAAAGAAATGGGTTGAATTATTTGAAAAAGTGATTGGTCGCAAACCGTCACCAGAAGAGTTTATGGCTGGGAAAGCCTGTGGATTTGATTTAAAACAAATTCAGTCTATCGCAGGCAATGCTCCAGAAGAAGTAGCTCCTGTAGAGGAACCGGTGCTTGAACCAGTTGAAGAAGTGAAGAATGTCGATCCTCTTCTAGCAGCTCGTCAGGCTTGGTTGCAACATTTTGAAGAAACCTATGGGCGCAAGCCAAGTGCAGAAGAATTTACCGCGGCTAAAAGTCAAAACTTTGAGTTTTTTGTAGGACCTGTGCCTGAAGCAGAATTTGTAACCCCAGATGCAACTGAAGAAACACAGGAATATGTCCCTCAACAGCAAACTCAAGAGTATACGGCTCCACTTGCCGCTGAGCAAACGCAGGTCTTTGCTGGTCCAAATGTTACAGAAGCAGGCCCAGCTCAGAAAAAACAAAAGGCCCCTAAAACGAAGGGTGAAAAGAAACTTTCCAAGAAGAAAATTGGGATTATTTCTGCTATTGCAGTCCTTGTGATCGCTTTGGTAGCAGCCTTCTTTTACTTCCAGTCAACAACGCGTGTCGAAGTGACTGCAGATAAATTTATTAAGGCAGTGGACACCAAGGATTATCGCGAAGCAGCAGATCTGCTTTCAACCGATAACGATAAATGGACAAAGGATGAAGCCGAAAGCTTTATTACCAGCATGGA of Streptococcus sp. S5 contains these proteins:
- a CDS encoding uracil-DNA glycosylase family protein, translating into MSTIESIKQAIMADPQNKEYTDKGIEPLFAAPKTARINIIGQAPGMKTEEAGIYWKDKSGDRLREWLGVDEDTFYNSGLFAVIPMDFYFPGHGKSGDLPPRKGFAEKWHPQLLKECPDIELTLLIGQYAQAYYLHEKVSGKVTERVHHFKDYLPTYFPLVHPSPRNQIWMAKNPWFEAEVVPELQTLVQEIIQK
- a CDS encoding prolyl-tRNA synthetase associated domain-containing protein, producing the protein MDPYQQVKEKLDELGISFDVVEHPPAFTTEQADSYIEGLEGVRTKTMFLTNKKKTQYYLLIMDDQKPLDMDDFKEQVEANRIRMASADSLAEKMQLPPGTVSPFGLLNNEEKDIRVYFDKDIVSEEIMTFHPNTNEKTIFIKTQDLFRFLEAIGFHYEILTLP
- a CDS encoding rhodanese-like domain-containing protein, with the protein product MKEIPFSSFYQAYQQGDLHVLDVREQEEYDALHLDGVRLLPLSELANRYQELEKDHPYYVICKSGRRSARACQFLEEQGYDVTNVQGGMDAFES
- a CDS encoding DUF6574 domain-containing protein, coding for MSKQDWLDYFEAVNGRSASAEEIAQALAAGEFQEEVVVPETPQTPEFVAAPTAPVEEPVAAPQDPEFVTAPTAPVEEPVAAPQAPEFVAAPAAPQAPEFVAAPTAPTEEPVAAPQAPEFVAAPAAPAEEPVAAPVQEPAPQAAPANGPAFQQAPQQTYQQPTQAAYQQAPYQGQPGQPYPGQPSQFGVAVGGYWNWFLSALKRPTAVENPKALNGILQYVLTAFVLTLGTFFTASGFTGGYGMDFRAFMLTLISLFFSLYAFQVAGFFVRRVVLQDKEYSYGRSFEEFGRLSVYTLPLALLAFLVGLVKVYEFYGFVNFLIFFLFFVGTCYVVHQGLNKTSFKADKFLLLVASSVVLLLIAIFVIYVNARILEQVAVGFIPSAPNFSNFGF